The segment AAATAGTTTACCGTGCATGCAAACAAGACATAAATATTagttatattaaaaatgaaacaaaatatattgtgCTTAATTACTAGGATTAAGAAGGTATGTAGTTGTAAGTCTAACTATAATttcaactaaaaattaaaaaagctgacaggatcaacaacaaatttgttttcttatagTTATTTTGGTGATGTTTATGCACAGTACTATTTCACCTTGAAGCAAAAACTGTCTTGGGGATTCTATGTGTGATGGCCTTTTTGATATATAAGTGGCGTAGGAGGCATTTATCAATGTATGATGCTGTTGAAGAATTTTTGCAAAACCATAACCTTATGCCAATTAGGTACTCTTACTCAGAAATTAGGAAGATGTCCAAAGGTTTTAAGGATAGATTGGGTGAAGGAGGCTATGGCATTGTATATAAAGGAAAGCTTCAAAGTGGTCCTCTTGTTGCTATAAAGATGTTGGGTAACTCCAAAGCTAACGGGCAAGACTTTATCAACGAAGTTGCAACAATTGGAAGGATTTACCACGTGAATGTGGTGCAACTCATTGGTTTCTGTGCTGAGGGGTCAAAGCGTGCCCTTATATATGAATACATGTCTAATGGTTCTCttgaaaaatacattttttctcGAGAAGAAAGTATTCTCTTAAGTATTGAGAAAACATATGAGATTTCTCTTGGAGTAGCTCGTGGGATTGAATATCTACATCGAGGATGTGAAATGCAAATTCTGCATTTTGATATCAAGCCTCATAACATTCTTCTCGATGAGAACTTCATTCCCAAagtttctgattttgggcttgCAAAACTTTATCCGGCGAATAATAGCATAGTGTCTTTGACTGCTGCAAGGGGAACACTAGGATATATAGCTCCAGAGTTGTTTTATAAAAACATTGGAGGGGTCTCTTATAAAgctgatgtttatagttttggcATGTTATTGTTGGAAATGGCAAGTAGAAGAAAGAACATGAATGCATTTGCAGACCATTCAAGCCAAATTTACTTCCCAACTTGGGTCTATGACCAATTTAGCAAAGGAAAGGACATTGAAATAGAAGATGCCacagaggaagagaagaaaattgctaagaaaatgaTCATAGTCGCATTATGGTGCATACAGATGAAGCCTAGTGACCGTCCTTCAATGAACAAAGTTGTAGAAATGCTTGAAGGAGAAGTTGAATGCTCACAACAAATGCCTTCCAAACCTTTCCTATCATCATCACCAGGGAGATCGACAGGGGATGTAGGAGACAACTTAAATTCAACTAGTTCATCATTTCAATCAGGTGAATCAAGTCAATCGGCTAAACTTTAAATGCAAGGGAAAGCTAACACCACTGCGGAAATGGGGCAATTATTCTTCACGTATTTGATGGCATAAAGACACTTCATTTTTTTGTGTGACAAATAATTGGTCCCTTGATTTATGATAGCTATCCTTACCtacaacaaatttatttttttgcttagtACGTGGCATATTTCTTTGTTAAAGTCTTTTTAAGAGGAAACAAAATTTGTAACTTTATAATTGTGAATGTGTAATTGATTAAGTTAACAAACAATGTTGAAAAACTGGGCAACGTATATTGGAGTGGCAATAGCTCAGTTGTAGAAATTGCTATACTCCTATTTATATATTCAGTTTTCTTCTCTTCCCCTCTCATCATTTTCATATCTATGAGAAGGGATTTTTAGTTTCACTTTCTTCACCTATGAAGTGTTGATTGTTGGTGGTGCTGGGAATCATTGGAAAGCATTTTCACAAATCCAAGAGCACTTAGAGGCTTGGGGTTGGCTGCTCAATTCATGTACTCCAAAGACTAATTGAAGAAAGGACTTAGCGTAATCGATTGCTAGCTAGAGTTTGCAGGGCTCAAATACTAGGGTAGCTTAGGCTTGAAGGGTTTAATGTAAGCTTGTATTGCAATTATTCACTAGTGGaggtgtggtggtggtgttgaaAGGTTTTTCCACTGGGGATTTTGGTTTTCCTTTTCGAAAACATGTTTAGTGTTTTCATGTGGTTTGCTTTCTTTTATTCTACTTTTCATATTGCTTTACTTGCTTTAGTAGCTATGTGAATATGCAtgcaatgtgaaattggttaatCACATTTATTGGACATTAATTGATAGTTTAGGATAAAAGTGATTAAGTCGTAAAATTGGGTATTTGGTGTCTATAATTGCCAAGGGTGTTAGGTAATATTTCTCAATACCAAACCCATATGCTCTCTTTGCGAAGTCAAATACTTGTTCTCAAGCGGTTTTAATTCACCTTGAGTGATTCAAAAACTGATTTGTGCATAAACAATgctcccttttttcttttctcaatttGATTAATCATACTTTTACCTGTACAGATTAAAGttatatttgtattaaaaaattgataaacaatgaAATTGCTGtttctatttataaaattactattatttaacaaaatcatATGACAATTGAAAATGACATCCATTTGACGTAATCAGAATTCCTAAAACCTAAATTTCATTATACAGTTtactagtcactaacccgtgctatgcacgagaacctacctatttgtgagatagattaaaataattttataaaatcttaaattgattaagaaactacaccattacttgatttgctcttgtatgacttcaatttgtgttacaatttgatgaagaagccatTGCTTGAACATGCAATagcttacaaaaaatttatcagCCAATTTCAGATACtgcaaaaaataactcaaaaactTAGATATTAAAActaaagaccaaaaaatattaaagaatcaaatgattcacagcttagaaattattaaaacaaaacaaaatacatatgactaaaaaatagaaaaatataagaaaaagattgggttacattcaaaagaataatccatgatTATAGGTTTGCACCCTATCATAAAATATCACGTTAGTAAAGTAgagagataataataataataataataataataataataatatcaacatttgagtttgagtttaagttggacttgttagagagatagattttcactccttgttaagtttggatcaaacaaaaataattttgtttaaaaaaaatgaagagtttgagtttaaattgaacttgttagaaagatagagttttcctccttgttaagtttgaactaaaaaaaaaaaaatttatttaaatattatactgacgtaaaaaattgtgagagttttaaaaatttcggttatatatatatatatatatatatatacacatatgtgtgtgtgttgatGATACAGATATATTATCATGTCTAATTTTGGTTAGTGTAACAAATATCTTTGTGCCGTACACGTAATAATTCATCATTGATTTTGATTACAGGTCAATGTCGGCAAGGCTTACtcagcaccaaaaaaaaaaaaaaaaaattgtcggCATGGCAAAATTATCGAAAATGCAATTCAAGGTTGGTTGAAAAGTGTCCAAAAGCAATTCAAACTTggctgaaaataaaaactaaaaaaagcaAATCGAGTATTTTAATCGGCCTGGCTTTACTTCCcttgatatttaaaaattaaaaaacaaattctaaaaagttGTAAGCACTTTTTCCCCCTGAATGTAATTATGCAAACActtattcaaaatatttatctcttttttctttctcttaacAACATTTTATTTTCCCACATATAActcattactttttctttttcttttgagaatctAAATATAACTCATTAGCTTTACTAGCATTCAAAGcatatatattcaaaaatatataagtaaatctcattaataaaaactcattttcttttttaaaaagaaataaatttgacattttgtattttgaaagtttcttttttaaaagttagAGATACATGAATGCATGTTTTTTAAACCAACTTTGAATTACTATTATTTAACACAATCATAAGACAATTGAAAATGACATCCATTTGGCATAATCAGAATTTCTAAAACCTAACTTTCATTGTATAGTCTATGATACATGATATGTTATCATGTCTAATTTTGGTTTAGTGTAACAAATCTTTTTGTGCCGCACACATAATAATtcataattgattttgattacAGGTCAATGTCGGCAAGGCTTTTTcagtacaaaaataaataaataaataaattgtcgGCAAGGGAAAATTATCGAAAAAGCAATTCAAAGTTGGTTGAAAAGTGTCGCAAAAGCAATTCAAAGTTAGAGATACATGAATgcatgtttttcttcttcttttttattaaattccGTGATAAAAACTTTGAGAGTTGGCCTACaagaacttatttttatttattattgttattattatatttctctTATAATACGTTATGTACAGGCATATAAAAgaaacatttattatttaatttatctaaaataaattgttttgtacacttttatgttttatacagctattgttataatttaacgtgtaatatttaatttatttaaaaaatatattgatttaaaatgcTTAGAGAATGTGGGTTCTTGTTAGTTTGATGGGTAAAATTTTTGTTGGTCAAATAAAAGACTTGGATTCAAAGCTatcttaaaccaaaaaaaaaaataaaaagtctaaTTGGTGCCTTGGCctaataataaaaggaaattATTAGGGAGATGATACTATAGATTTCAAATCTTAttgtatctataaaaaaaataaaagaatattaattGTGATTGATAAGGACCTTACAGAGTCACTTCTTGGTAGAGGAAAGGAACCTACCACTTGGAGACATTGGACGGACAAAAGTTGCACCATCCATGGAACACTGAGCACCTCaagaaatactaccagtagaaGACAGCAGGGAAAACGACACTCCTCATTTCCAGTTTATttcttttagttaattttttgcttatagtactttttaagcccaaatagcaagtttttttttatcctttttaagAACAATCTTCTGCTTATGCACACGTTTACCAAAAATAAGAGGAGCTATTCAGATATAAGCTGTGTATATTTTGTCTCTACTAAACTACTTTCGTTGTTAAGTAAAGAAAAGTCCACAAGTGGTCGAGTTAATTCAGTCCACAGGTGGACGGATTCATGattaagtccataagtggacgagttcatcccatgAGGATGAGTTAATAtcattaagtccacaagtggacagaTTCATAATTAAGTCTATAAGTAGATGAGTTCATCACCCACAAGGATTAGTTAatattatcaagtccacaagtggacggatTCATGattaagtccataagtggatGAGTTCAACCCATAAGGATGAATTAatattatcaagtccacaagtggacggatTCATGATTAAATCTATAAGTGGAGGAGTTCATCCCATAAAAGGAGTTCATCCCATAAAGATGAGTTAatattatcaagtccacaagtggacgaatTCATGATTAAATCCAtaaatggacgagttcatcccataagaatgaattaatattatcaagtccacaagtggacggatTCCCACAAGTGGACGGATTCATGattaagtccataagtggatGAGTTCAACCCATAAGGATGAATTAatattatcaagtccacaagtggacggatTCATGATTAAATCTATAAGTGGAGGAGTTCATCCCATAAAAGGAGTTCATCCCATAAAGATGAGTTAatattatcaagtccacaagtggacgaatTCATGATTAAATCCAtaaatggacgagttcatcccataagaatgaattaatattatcaagtccacaagtggacggatTCCCACAAGTGGACGGATTCTTAattaagtccataagtggacgagttcattccATAAGGATgagttaattttattaaatcCACAAGTGGATGGCTTCGTGATTGAGTCCATAAGTGGACAAGTTCATCCCTTGGGGATGAGTTAATATTATTTAGTCCACAGGTGGACGGATCCATGattaagtccataagtggacgagttcaaCCCATGAGGAtgtgttaaatttatttaagcCTCCAAATGAACGAGCTTATTACAAGAGCCCACTAGCAGACGAGTTCAGTAAGTCTAATGTCAATTTAGATGAGTTTGTCCTTAAACAGGACGAGGCCTTTGTCATGACTGATGAATTCATCCTAAGCCCTATTACATACAAGCATAAAAGACGggcaaaatacataaaaatcaacaaaatctaaaaagcGACGAATGCGAAAAGTATACCATACATAAAATAAGGTCTTTACAAAAAAGAGCCCAAAAACACGGGCAATTAACATTGTCTAAAAATTAGAtcaaatatacaataaaattgtcattcaaaaaataaaaagctaagGCAAAGAGGCCGGAGTGTCCTGAGGATTCTCGTCATTTTTGTCTTGTACGTCCTGAGTGGGAGGATTCTCAAAATTTAAAGGCTCAGTGGACGGGACGGAAGGGATAACGGGAGGGTTCGCAACAGGTTGAGCGAGGATGACACTATCATCTTTTAGGTCAGGCTCCGATTCTGTGGAGTCATCAGTTTCATTAAAGATAGTGTCGTCGGCAGGAGTTGACGGCAAGGGATCGTCCATGGTGACCTTGGATAAATCCAAGTTAGGATAGATGGACTTGACCTTTTTAAGGTAGTCCTTAAACCCATCACCATAGTAGATGGCGCAGGAATCAATAAATGGCTGTGAAGCCTTGAATTCCTTCACAGCGTCATCCCTAGCTGTCTCCATCTGCTCAAGAAGGGTCGTCAGTTCTTTCTCTACCAATGCTTTGGCATCTTGCTCCTTATTCTTCTGACAATCCTCCTCCTCCAGCTTTTCCCTTAGCTCTTTCACCGCCTGATTGAGAGTACGAAGGGCACCTTTGTACTGTTCTTGTTCGTCCGTCAGGTTCTTAATGCGCTTGTGTAGACGAGTAATCACCCTTTCCTTGGCAACGCCCCTGTCCTATAAAGCCTTCATACGGACCAGCGCTTACAAGATAGAACAATCATTAGCTTATTGAGCATAAAAGAGagtaaagaaagaaattaagaaacataCCCGGGCAAGTTCAAAGAGGCCTGACACCCCAAGCTCCTCCGTCGCTTGCTCAGCACAGAGATCCACATCCTTATCCTTGATGATTGATTCAATCACCTCCATGGTATAGTCCTTGTGAGTGAGAAGACAACAATCAGGTCCCTGAGTGACCGGGCCTGATGTCATCATTAGTCTCTTACCTGCCCCATGGCTCTGCTTGGGTGGCAATGACTTCTTAGGGAGCTTGTCCCCAGGGGTGACAGACGGCTTTTAGTTGGATGGTCATCCTTCCCATCAGCCTTACACTTGGGAGCCCCCTTCTCGGCAATGATGAAGTTAAAGAAGgacaacccaattaaatttaagtccaattggagtaaggaatcaaaggaaatttgcaccaaatccaagttcaattcggattaggattccagcttgcgcatcaattaatatttttgacaTAACTTTTGGCTTAGATTTCCAATCgtgatgattcaagttgggctcgaaatttaacttaaagggctacaactttgtagtttaccaaaagttgGAATTCGGAcattaaatgggccaaaatcgttGGTTAactgaagcctaaaaatctgggattttctccaaacgggaattcaacttgtaataggattccttgacctatttaaaggctctttaggaaAAATTCAAGGAGGCTAGTGATAGGGCCGGGGGCTGAACATAGAGAGCGCGGCTAcctctttggttttcttccatgacagttagttttattttatttgtctagtttaatgtttagtattttattcaTGTGTTTGGTTTCAATTACCATGaatagctaaatttataattagggttgatGATGAAACCTTATTaagaattattattaatatttatgtgatttgattttttccacattagttgttctttaatgattgaaattgttcttgcttcatatcaattgactaagatgagattctagatatgagttcaatcatgtttttctcatgatttaggatttgtcttaattaattgaatgcttggtatattatttcttgattttaaagttgaatatcttttgtgatttgtttggatACGGATACaattgattatttgattttatacttaggaAGTGAAGAAGGGcattatttagatttttaaacataaattttaatgatgatattttccatgatagcaagattgatttctagattatcatgtagtggttggaaaaaattaatgatcataaatatatgcttaTATGAATTAACAAGGTAGATTCCAAAGccttaattcatttttttagattgtttacatctctttactactttatattatatctttgcttagtttaattatttgcttagtatatttaatttcaaacaaccaatttttattaaactagattaggattaatttggttaagattCGATTAATTTTCTTACGTTCATTCAAGTCCTTGTGAGTTCGACCTTATTCTTATCAAACAATTCTTCAgtacggttcgtacacttgcgagtactttaaaatttcacaacaatgaTGCCAGATATTGTTGGTGTATGTGATTTTGATGTCAATATTGTTCCACTACCACGAACTTGCACTTCGTCTTTATTTAAGTGGAAACTCAACTCTTTACTTTATTGTTGACGAGTAGTGTAAAATGGTTGTCCATAAATATTGGAAAAactggttttgcatctcatacaaaacccACAGCAGAAACAACACaaagatctacttcattcatgagaaataacatgtaaccttagattctagaacaaagaaaagaaagcgtACCTCAAGGCAGTgagattcaaaaacaaaacttgagaaTGCCTTCAATCTTCATCAcaattccacatggtgcccaagatgagtggtctctcaatcaataTTTTCGTATGTTAATTTTCCTTTGGAAAAAATGTATTCCAAAGACTCTGTAGAGAAAAactgttttctcttcttttaatcaTACGTACGTTTAACTGCCTTagcagttactttatttaataactcttattaaataaaaactgattatctaattgggttaacCTTTTGGGCCAGCCCAATTGGGCTTAAGTATGTGGTTTGGGATGAGACCAAAGGGACTAATAAGGCTCTAGCTCCAATAGGCCTCAGActtatctgtcaactcttgacaagcccaaagttaccattaattatataacaagtACCACTATGGAAacataattgcactctaggccttattaataaattatttcccaAGATTCTAatatgatatcatttgacccttccatgaaatatccatagtgaacaaagtcataataaacTTTCACTTTGTAAGCAACTATTTTATTCCTTGAGTACCtagtttaatcttttagttattcatatttatgaaacctgatttcataaaatataaactttagtaactcttaCTAAAGTGGCCGGTCCTGAATAACCagttcccattaaacttatctcaagaggATATTTCATGTCTTTAtagaaagagattatggattccatcttgaAAATATGTGTTCCCTCTACACTACGTGTTGTTACCCAACATATTGAGATTTTGACCATTAAACTAGATCTCACTcatgatatatcaaagtaacctacatttcatgatcgggttcactatcctctcaggattaagagtctatgaaattagaagtcgtgaaattaattattcatgTGACAGttgttaattaaataattaatctcacagcggtccagtttAATATATCTTACACACTTAAGACATATCAACACattaactagaagtctccacttccataaTCAAGACTAACCATCTCAGTTGATGTGTTATAGTCTTTGTAGATGAAACGCTCAATTTCATCATCGACTACaaactatattttgagtttacaaggaacttgtgatttatatcttctgtaactaaattacataaatcacatacaatgcatctcaatGACTATGATATGTCCAATTAGTTCATTTACAAATAGTcttatataattaaacaatttaattatttataacatgccaataaattggattttagggcacaaACCTTAACAATAAAGTGACCGTCATTACTAAGGATGATCATCATTACTAAGGATGATCGTAAGCACACATTAATATCCAGATATAAATTCCTCACTTAAATGGCACAAGTGTAATCAATGTACAACCTTTTCCAACCACCAGCTCACAACTATTACAGCCACCTCAAGCTGACCGTTATAGGATATTGAATGGGGAGGTTAAATGGCTATTAAATAAGCCATTCAACCCTCTAGCTCAACCATAATACTTGAGAAATGCACTGAGCATTTATTCACAGAGAGGCTATACAAAGCCAGAAGCAACATGTAAGTAAAAGCAAGCTCAATTACATACATATTATTCTGCTTCCACGAGAGATAAGCTAACTTAAGCATCAGAGGCTCCCTGGTGGACCCTACACCATTGTCTTCACTGCATTATTTGTTTCTTGCAAACAGGATCTCCAGGCCATCCATCGTACTAACAAGGTGAAATCATGTTTTATTAGTTTGGCGTTGTCTGTGGGAACGACAGGCTATCAATCAATAAGCCCTTGAATTCTTTACTGACTAAGTTCCTTAGAATCGATGGACTCAACCACAACTACGCCACCAGACTCGGTGGTGATGGCTCAACAAATCCAAGCATTAATAGCCAATGTGCAAgaattgaagaaacaaaatgaaGACTTAAAGCGGAGAGTGCATTCAGAAGGCATAAATACGTCACAGTCGCGGCGTAATCGCAATGACAATGACGATGAAGCCCATAGTCTAGGAAATAGCAGAAGAGAAACTTCTAAGCACACCGCACAGTCGACTCATGGCAATGATCAGATGATGAAAAACATAAGGAAGGAGTTAGACAAAGTCAAGAATACCATGAAGGGAAAGGCAGTGATAAATCTTGATGGCATGATCAAGAAGATAGACTCACCCTTTACTGCCAACGTTTTGGAGTGCCCCTTGCCTCCCAAATTTTGTCTCCCACAACTATAGGTTTACGATGGCACTAAGGATCCCCTAGATCACATAAGGACATTCAGGACAATATTCAACCTCTAGCAGACCCTAGAAGAGGTAATTTGTAAATCATTCCCAACAACCCTCAGAGGAGCAACAAGGGTGTGGTTTAGCAAGCTGCTTGCGACATCTATCGTGAATTTTGAGCAGCTGAGTAACTCTTTAATCTGCCATTTCATTGGGGGCCAACGCCATAAGAAGTTCACCTCATACCTATTAACTATGGAGCAACAAGAAGGGGAAACCTTGAGTAAGTATGTAAAACACTTCAACAAAATAGTGTTAAAAATTGACGAGGCAGACGATCAAGTGATAATGACGACCTTCCAAGTAGGGTTGAACAATCCCGATCTCATCTTCTCTCTAGGGAAGACTTCGCCAACTATAATGATAGACCTCCTGTTCAAAGCCTAGAAGTATATGAACGGAGATGATGCATTAACAGCGAACAGAATAGATGGCATGCAAAAGATGGAAGAAATCAACTAGCTACAACacaaaaagaaggagaagaaggatCATTCCCCCAATCAAAAGAATGACAACAAAAATACGTAGGCTCATACAAGATTGTCAACTATTCCAAAAGAGGAACTTGTTACCTCGAATCACCTAACGGCAAACAGTTACCTCATCCATGGAATGTAGAGCACTTCAAGAGGTATTATCGCTAGTTAGatgatgttttcaattttctttcatcaaattgtTTTGTAATCAGGAATGAATAAGGGGGCATTTTTCCTCACATGAATAAAGGTCGTTCTCTTGAAAGATCTAAAAGTATTATTTaccatacaaaagaaaaaaaaattcaagaagaaagCCAGTCATTGAAGTCCAACGAGTAAAACCAAGTTGACGATAAAAATCTCAATAAGAGTAAAATTGTCACATAAGGTTCAATTCAGACGAGTACAATCAAAATGTCGATCAAATTCTCAAAGAAAGAGTaagtcatatgattaaattcGCATGGTTAAAAACCgacaaacacaatcataatgACGATCAAATTCTCAAAGCGAGAGTAAGTCATACGATTAAATTTGCATGGTTAAAAACTGACGAGCACAATCATAATGACGATCAAATTCTTAAAGCAAGAGTAAGTAATATGATTAAATTCGCATGGTTAAAAACCAACGCACACTCATAATGACGAATTCTCAAAGTAAGAATaagtcatatgattaaattcGCATGGTTAAAAACTAACGAGCAGTTTttctaaaaaggaaaacaaaaatcaaggCATGTGGGAAGCTCAAGAAAACTTCACACGCACAACCAATGAAGAGAAGGCACATGTCAATCACCTAACGAGAAAGTCGCCTCGCATTAAATGTGATGGGACGAGAATCTCGGGACACAAAGGGGAGATTGAATTGCCAAAAACCTTTCATGTTCCTATGCTCGTCCAAACAAAGGACGACAAAGAAATAAAGGGGGCAACTGACGAGTAGTATAAAATGGTAGTCCATAAAGTGACCATCATTACTAAGGACGATTGTAAGCACACAAATGCCCAGATATAAATTTCTCACTTAAATGGCACAAGTGTAATGGACGTACAGCCTTTTTCAGCCACCAACTCACAGCTGTTACAGCCACCTCAAGCTAACCGTTACACAGCTGATACAAGACATTGAATGGGGAGGTTAAATGACTATTAAATGAGCCATTCAACCCTCTAGCTCAACCATAATGCTTGAGAAGATAAATGCACTGAGCATTTACCCATAGAGATGCTATATAAAGCCAGAAGCAACAAGTAAGTAAAAACAAGCTCAATTACatacaaattattttggttTCACGAGAAATAAGCTAACTTAAGCATTGGAGGCTCCGCGGTGGACCCCATACCGGTGTCTTCACTGCATTGTTTGTTTCTTGCGAATAGGATCTCCAAACTGTCTATTGTACTGACGAGGAACATACTGATGAGGCGAAATCGCATTTTATCAATTGTTGAAGATGATTTGAAGAACACAGAAAGAAGACTTCTTTAACCGTGTTTGACTATAGCtgtggaagttttttagtatTTACAAGTGGAAatattcctctctttctctctctacc is part of the Quercus robur chromosome 9, dhQueRobu3.1, whole genome shotgun sequence genome and harbors:
- the LOC126698092 gene encoding rust resistance kinase Lr10-like isoform X1; translation: MVRELGFTAGLTVLIALVLLVPPANCFTNMDNRPCANSSSCGNIHSISFPFRLKTDPENCGNSRYELSCENNRTVLYLNEGKYYVQEISYNNYTIRIVDSSVHKDNYFSFSTPTYSLYRYNFPSSYMNTPNYTTYLPKETKSEGNLQLSRSLVLMSCEKPVKSPLYLDTSTCNYDDNSSSISDSKRYRYVKVGRINASEVEDSCQVEKMFLTSWPINKDDPNISCKDVHNELAYGFEISWLRGICESYCERFNHHCYLDDANHVQCDDYSPVGVLDQMLNILGVLRNKFVESAQWWKKTPIYSLRDCLFIVLPKIVLFHLEAKTVLGILCVMAFLIYKWRRRHLSMYDAVEEFLQNHNLMPIRYSYSEIRKMSKGFKDRLGEGGYGIVYKGKLQSGPLVAIKMLGNSKANGQDFINEVATIGRIYHVNVVQLIGFCAEGSKRALIYEYMSNGSLEKYIFSREESILLSIEKTYEISLGVARGIEYLHRGCEMQILHFDIKPHNILLDENFIPKVSDFGLAKLYPANNSIVSLTAARGTLGYIAPELFYKNIGGVSYKADVYSFGMLLLEMASRRKNMNAFADHSSQIYFPTWVYDQFSKGKDIEIEDATEEEKKIAKKMIIVALWCIQMKPSDRPSMNKVVEMLEGEVECSQQMPSKPFLSSSPGRSTGDVGDNLNSTSSSFQSGESSQSAKL